From the Leptospira biflexa serovar Patoc strain 'Patoc 1 (Paris)' genome, one window contains:
- a CDS encoding class I SAM-dependent methyltransferase: protein MNRWEQTNLQSLVRIPEPELMEDTNQVKSYANADFESAHSMIIKQFQNRLPLKFSPRSVLDLGCGPGDMSNRLVTLFPNSNFTFLDGSNSMLDYCKKRLSTFVGEKRNNKMIFKNELIQGFVPESSYELVFSNSLLHHTHNPYEFWAAIQRSIDDDSFIFISDLLRPNSTVEVNQLVERYAKNESEILKTDFYNSLMAAFRLEEVADMIVTIRMSHKLNLEIISDRHWICYTKPR from the coding sequence ATGGAAGATACGAATCAGGTAAAATCGTATGCAAATGCGGATTTTGAATCGGCGCATTCGATGATCATCAAACAGTTTCAAAACAGACTTCCTCTCAAATTTTCACCACGATCAGTTTTGGATTTAGGATGTGGTCCTGGTGATATGTCGAATAGACTAGTCACCCTATTTCCTAATTCCAATTTTACCTTTCTTGATGGATCCAATTCAATGTTAGATTATTGTAAGAAGCGTCTTTCTACATTCGTTGGTGAAAAAAGAAACAATAAAATGATTTTTAAAAACGAACTCATTCAAGGCTTTGTTCCCGAATCCAGTTATGAATTAGTTTTTTCCAATTCACTTCTTCATCATACACACAATCCATATGAGTTTTGGGCAGCCATACAAAGGTCTATAGATGACGATAGTTTTATCTTTATATCCGATTTATTAAGACCCAACTCAACCGTTGAAGTAAATCAACTAGTAGAGCGTTATGCGAAAAATGAATCTGAAATTTTAAAAACAGATTTTTATAATAGTTTAATGGCAGCGTTTCGATTGGAAGAGGTGGCTGATATGATTGTTACGATTCGGATGAGCCATAAACTCAATTTGGAAATCATATCCGATAGGCATTGGATTTGTTATACAAAACCCAGATAA